A window of Campylobacter cuniculorum DSM 23162 = LMG 24588 contains these coding sequences:
- the rpmI gene encoding 50S ribosomal protein L35, with protein MPKMKSVKSALKRFKVGKNKIKRGSAFRSHILTKKPSKRMRKLRTVKYVDSTNIKAVEKMLGI; from the coding sequence ATGCCAAAAATGAAAAGTGTAAAAAGCGCACTCAAACGTTTCAAAGTCGGCAAAAATAAAATCAAAAGAGGTTCGGCTTTTAGAAGTCATATTTTGACTAAAAAACCTTCAAAAAGAATGCGCAAACTTCGCACAGTGAAATATGTCGATAGCACAAATATTAAAGCTGTGGAAAAAATGTTAGGAATTTAA
- the rplT gene encoding 50S ribosomal protein L20, producing MARVKTGVVRRRRHKKILKLAKGFYSGRRKHFRKAKEQLERSLVYAYRDRRRKKRDFRRLWIIRINAACRLNDLSYSQFINGLKKAGIELDRKILADLAMNDAKAFSKIAETAKKAL from the coding sequence ATGGCAAGAGTAAAAACAGGTGTCGTAAGACGCAGAAGACACAAAAAAATTCTAAAATTAGCAAAGGGTTTTTATAGCGGTCGTCGTAAGCATTTTAGAAAAGCAAAAGAGCAATTAGAAAGAAGTTTGGTTTATGCTTATCGCGATAGAAGACGCAAAAAAAGGGATTTTCGTCGCCTTTGGATTATTCGTATTAATGCAGCTTGTAGGCTGAATGATTTGAGTTATTCTCAATTCATCAATGGACTTAAAAAAGCAGGCATTGAGCTGGATAGAAAAATTTTAGCCGATTTAGCGATGAATGACGCGAAAGCTTTTTCTAAGATTGCAGAAACGGCAAAAAAAGCTTTATAA
- a CDS encoding polysaccharide pyruvyl transferase family protein, whose product MQKDIFTRIKIIFVKLRDTYFTGVERIFRYCKRLEAKLDDLENALKNLEHSNYALKVHLNNEIQKLKIDSSLLHLEEKFKPTQNFNPELFILFDYAHHIHRNYHNLGDFVQSLAVKRILESLDYNHFEFFDRDSLSFYPSSEGGGICIMQGWFALSYDFLPPSNILPVFVGTHFTAYAQNFLKHFIARFPHYFKDKECGCRDVFTLNFLQKMGIKSYFSRCLTLTLPKREPANTQNQIFLVDLDDKIKALLPKNLKDKGIEINQRWINLSAFETFSQEFYLKFTQELLNRYKNEAKLIITTALHCAAPCVALGIPVILIANNAKEQLTRFTALKGILPLYTFEDLEQGRVDFSPQELDIEELKENMLLNLKLSILKAQGKMIDENLLLNTREKIANFNLLKQEMHNEMV is encoded by the coding sequence ATGCAAAAAGATATTTTCACCCGAATTAAAATAATTTTTGTGAAATTAAGAGATACATATTTTACTGGGGTTGAAAGAATTTTTCGCTATTGTAAAAGGCTTGAAGCAAAGCTTGATGACTTAGAAAATGCGTTAAAGAATTTAGAGCATTCAAATTATGCTTTAAAGGTGCATTTAAACAATGAAATTCAAAAATTAAAAATTGATTCAAGTCTTCTTCATTTGGAAGAAAAATTTAAACCAACACAGAATTTTAATCCAGAACTTTTTATTTTGTTTGATTATGCTCATCATATACACAGAAATTATCATAATCTAGGCGATTTTGTCCAAAGTCTGGCTGTGAAGAGAATTTTAGAGAGTCTTGATTATAATCATTTTGAATTTTTCGATAGAGACAGCCTTAGCTTTTATCCTTCCAGTGAGGGGGGGGGGATTTGTATTATGCAAGGATGGTTTGCTCTAAGTTATGATTTTTTGCCCCCTTCAAACATCTTGCCTGTTTTTGTGGGAACGCATTTCACTGCATATGCACAGAATTTTCTTAAACATTTTATCGCACGTTTTCCTCATTATTTTAAAGACAAAGAATGTGGTTGTAGAGATGTCTTCACTCTTAATTTTTTGCAAAAAATGGGCATAAAATCTTATTTTTCAAGATGTTTAACCTTAACCTTACCAAAAAGAGAGCCTGCAAACACTCAAAATCAAATTTTCCTTGTCGATCTTGATGATAAAATCAAAGCCTTACTTCCTAAAAATCTTAAAGACAAGGGTATAGAAATCAATCAAAGATGGATAAATTTAAGTGCGTTTGAAACCTTTTCTCAAGAATTTTACCTCAAATTCACACAAGAACTTCTCAATCGCTACAAAAACGAAGCTAAGCTCATCATCACAACGGCTCTTCATTGTGCTGCTCCTTGCGTGGCACTGGGAATTCCTGTGATTTTAATCGCTAATAATGCAAAGGAACAACTCACGCGTTTTACAGCTTTAAAAGGAATTTTACCCCTTTATACATTTGAAGATTTAGAGCAAGGCAGAGTGGATTTTTCACCGCAAGAGCTTGATATTGAAGAGCTTAAAGAAAATATGCTTTTGAATTTAAAACTAAGCATTTTAAAAGCTCAAGGCAAAATGATTGATGAAAATTTACTCTTAAATACAAGGGAAAAAATAGCAAATTTTAATCTTTTAAAACAGGAGATGCATAATGAAATGGTTTAA
- a CDS encoding MFS transporter translates to MKELNKKDIKTLALSSLGGTLEFYDFIIFFFFANYISKNFFPANLSDFWSLFNTYGIFAAGYLARPLGGIIMAHFGDKAGRKNMFMLSILLMAIPTFALAFLPGFDTLGYFCIVLLILIRIAQGVAIGGELPGAWVFVYEHAASSKRRTSLGVLTASVVAGILLGSVVFLIVNQIYTQEELFEWAWRVPFFLGGIFGIISVYLRRFLTETPVFEQMKQEESLEKFPLKEVLKTAKKGVFISMLITWVLTGFVVVMVLTLPNFIAKILSINPIEQSYLQMLAIILVSLSCVLSGVLADKIGVFKSCVIFAVGFGISSVFCFSALYTQNANFILVVACYLLTCCFGGLTNFCPIMMNEVFDAKIKFSGLSFSYNIAYAISGGITPQLALALHTLALQNLDNFWRFSLGIYIIFLAFLTLFCAFLFKKINNTPHTYSV, encoded by the coding sequence TTGAAAGAATTAAACAAAAAAGATATAAAAACCTTAGCTCTTTCGTCTTTGGGCGGGACTTTGGAATTTTATGATTTTATCATTTTTTTCTTTTTTGCAAATTATATTTCTAAGAATTTTTTTCCTGCAAATTTAAGTGATTTTTGGAGTTTGTTTAATACCTATGGAATTTTTGCTGCAGGATATTTAGCACGTCCTTTGGGTGGAATCATAATGGCACATTTTGGCGATAAAGCCGGACGCAAAAATATGTTTATGCTTAGCATTTTGCTTATGGCTATACCGACTTTTGCTTTGGCTTTTTTGCCCGGTTTTGACACTCTTGGATATTTTTGTATCGTGCTTTTAATACTCATACGCATCGCTCAAGGTGTTGCTATAGGTGGAGAATTGCCCGGAGCTTGGGTGTTTGTTTATGAACACGCTGCTTCTTCTAAGAGAAGAACCTCTTTGGGGGTGCTTACAGCTTCGGTTGTGGCTGGAATTTTGCTTGGTTCTGTTGTGTTTTTGATTGTCAATCAAATCTATACTCAAGAAGAGCTTTTTGAATGGGCATGGAGGGTGCCTTTTTTCTTAGGTGGAATTTTTGGGATTATCTCGGTTTATTTGAGAAGATTTTTAACCGAAACTCCCGTTTTTGAGCAAATGAAACAAGAAGAATCTTTGGAAAAATTTCCTTTGAAAGAGGTGTTAAAAACAGCAAAAAAAGGTGTTTTTATCTCTATGCTCATCACTTGGGTTTTAACCGGATTTGTGGTGGTGATGGTTTTAACTCTGCCAAATTTTATAGCAAAGATATTGAGTATAAATCCTATAGAGCAAAGTTATTTGCAAATGCTGGCGATTATTTTAGTTTCTTTAAGCTGTGTTTTAAGTGGAGTATTAGCCGACAAAATAGGCGTTTTTAAATCTTGTGTGATTTTTGCTGTGGGTTTTGGAATTTCTAGCGTGTTTTGTTTTAGTGCTCTTTATACGCAAAATGCGAATTTTATTTTGGTTGTGGCATGTTATTTGCTGACTTGTTGCTTTGGTGGTCTGACGAATTTTTGCCCTATAATGATGAATGAAGTTTTTGACGCAAAAATCAAATTTTCGGGGCTTTCTTTTTCTTATAATATCGCTTATGCTATATCCGGCGGTATCACTCCGCAACTTGCCCTAGCACTGCATACCCTTGCTTTACAAAATTTAGATAATTTTTGGCGTTTTTCTTTGGGAATTTATATCATATTTTTAGCATTTTTAACCCTTTTTTGTGCCTTTTTGTTTAAAAAAATCAATAATACCCCACACACATACTCTGTGTGA
- a CDS encoding HDOD domain-containing protein has product MSVDMNEALLKSVEVLPPLPDTVSKLRKYIDEAGLNIEIEKIAEIISADPLLTTKLLQLANSPFYGFTSEVKTISQVITLLGIGNIKNIVFADSIKSNFKIDVSPYGLDTQNFLSSCNEETTFIADWLGKEDKRLSHLLVPCVMLLRLGIIVFSNFLIQNKKDKEFLDKLQKAKFHNIAVVENEFLGVDHISFLGFLLHRWDFDEHLIEGICFAHTPHAASDEVKKISYALAIVNRIFSPYDGCSSFSIQAAIALIHEAKNSGVHFDLDNFISKLPEKAKKALAQKE; this is encoded by the coding sequence ATGAGTGTAGATATGAATGAAGCTCTACTTAAAAGTGTTGAGGTCTTACCTCCTTTACCTGATACAGTGAGTAAGCTTAGAAAATACATTGATGAAGCTGGGCTCAATATAGAAATCGAAAAAATCGCTGAAATCATTTCAGCTGACCCCCTGCTTACAACAAAACTTTTGCAACTTGCAAATTCGCCTTTTTATGGTTTTACAAGCGAGGTTAAGACTATATCTCAAGTCATTACTTTGCTCGGTATTGGCAATATAAAAAATATAGTCTTTGCAGATTCCATTAAGAGTAATTTTAAAATCGATGTTTCGCCTTATGGTTTAGACACTCAAAATTTCTTAAGCTCTTGCAATGAAGAAACAACTTTTATCGCTGATTGGCTTGGAAAAGAGGATAAAAGATTGTCTCATTTGCTTGTGCCTTGTGTTATGCTTTTAAGGCTTGGGATTATCGTGTTTTCAAATTTTCTCATACAAAATAAAAAAGACAAAGAATTCTTAGACAAACTTCAAAAAGCAAAATTTCATAATATCGCTGTGGTTGAAAACGAATTTTTAGGCGTGGATCATATTTCTTTTTTAGGATTTTTACTCCATCGTTGGGATTTTGATGAACATTTGATTGAAGGCATTTGTTTTGCACACACTCCCCATGCGGCTTCAGATGAAGTGAAAAAAATCTCCTATGCTTTAGCCATTGTTAATCGCATTTTCTCACCTTACGATGGTTGTTCTTCTTTCAGTATCCAAGCTGCAATCGCACTCATACACGAAGCAAAAAATTCAGGAGTTCATTTTGATTTAGATAATTTCATCTCTAAACTTCCAGAAAAAGCCAAAAAAGCTCTTGCACAAAAGGAATAA
- the cheQ gene encoding cheVAW transcriptional regulator CheQ: MMKSIILPPNEFLDHYVLNTEFHQFANISKNAYKFWKKAEIGRYQGTRIIFLHKNCILEKHQNALKKCTDLSGFVLASAFCSFTTLAPSHLVEKNHSSIYKLLKLKEICGIKFVNLKAFYDFLGLEYHKHIYIEKCHFFSPEPFEKKIKITQSMCVGYY, from the coding sequence GTGATGAAAAGCATTATATTACCGCCAAATGAATTCTTAGACCATTATGTTTTAAATACAGAATTTCATCAATTTGCAAATATCTCCAAAAACGCCTATAAATTTTGGAAAAAAGCAGAAATAGGAAGGTATCAAGGCACAAGGATTATTTTTTTACATAAAAATTGCATTTTAGAAAAACACCAAAATGCTTTGAAAAAATGCACAGATTTAAGCGGTTTTGTTTTAGCAAGTGCCTTTTGCTCTTTTACCACTCTTGCACCTTCTCATTTGGTTGAAAAAAATCATTCTAGCATTTATAAACTTTTAAAACTCAAAGAAATTTGCGGGATTAAATTTGTGAATTTAAAGGCTTTTTATGATTTTTTAGGACTTGAATACCATAAACACATTTATATAGAAAAATGCCATTTTTTCAGCCCCGAGCCTTTTGAAAAAAAAATCAAAATCACACAGAGTATGTGTGTGGGGTATTATTGA